The Herpetosiphon gulosus nucleotide sequence GCCAGGAGCAGGAAGAGAAAACCCCTCACTCCCTCAATCCATGGTGGGTGATGTGCTGGCCTGATAGACAAGAGACTCCTGCCCACTGCTTGATTATGGGCTTGACACGAGCATTAATATCCGCTACGCTAGTCCTCGAAGGAAGGGGATGTTCCCCACGATGTGTAGCAGCCATTTTGCGCAGAATCACCCTTGATTGGTTAATCCACTACCCTCTACGGGCTGGTTGCCGTCCTGCTAGGGCGTGCTCACGTTGCTTTGCCGCTTCCTTGTGTGATGGCACGAGACGCTGGATCGACGGTGCGCCTGCATGGTTGCCTGCGCCCGTATGAGGAGGTTTGAGGGATGAGATTATGCGCTGTATGGTTGCTCGCACGGCCTCTTGTGTGCGATGAGGATACCATATGCAGCGAACAATGCGCCGTCTTTTGTCATGGATACTGTTGGTGGTGGTGCTGGGCAGCCAGCTTCCCCACGCAACCTATGGGACGACCACTGGAACCATCCTGTTGGTTGTCGGATCGTCCTCGTTAAGTACCGCCGATGCCGCAATTAAGAGCCGCTTGGAAGGCCTTGGCTATGGCGTGACCGTTAAAGCTGCAAAGCAAGCCCAAACCGCTGATGCGGCGAGTGTCCAAGCGGTATTGGTCTCATCCAGCGTGACTTCCAGTGATGTCGGGACGAAGTTTCGCGATGTGACGATTCCGGTGATGCTGTGGGAAATGGCCATTTACGATGAGATGAAGATGACCGGAACGGTCGTTGGGCAACACCAAGGCACGACCGAAGCCTTGACAAGTCTGGCGCTTGTTAACTCGTCCCATGCCATCGCGGCTGGCATGAGCGGCACGATTTCGGTGGCCACCACAGCCCAGACGATGCCCTATGGTGAGCCATCTGCCTCAGCCGTAGTGATTGCACGGGCAGGCGGGAATCAGCGCAGTGTGGTGTTTGCCTATGAGCGTTGTGCCGTCATGATCGATGGGCAAACGCTCGCCCCCGCCCGTCGGGTTGGGTTGTTCTTGAATGATGCAACGCCACCCGTTTTGACAACCGATGGCTGGACACTTTTTGATGCAAGTGTGCAGTGGAGTATGGCCGGATTGCCGTGTGGGAATACAGTCGCCACGCCGACCGTCTCTGTTCCTACAACAACGGCAACTCAAACGTCAGTGCCTAGTCCAACGGCAACGGTGATTCCAAGCAGTACCCCCACGGTTGGGACTCCCACTGCGACCCCCACGGTTCCTCCAACCTCGCCTGTTCAGGCCTTATTTGTGGTGGGATCACTGACCTTGTCACCCAGCGATGCGGCGATTCAAACCCGTTTGCAGCACTTGGGCTATCAGGTGGTCCTGCGTGATCAAGCGGCAGCAACGACCGCCGATGCCACCGAGAAAACGCTGATTGTGATCTCGGCCACCGTCAATAGTGGGACGATCAATACCAAATTCCGCACGGTGCGGGTTCCCGTGATCACGTGGGAACATGCCCTCTATGACGATCTTGGGATGACGGGATCAACCTTGGGGGATGATTATGGGAATGCGAGTGCGAGTCAAACGACGACCACGATCACGTTTAATGACCCAACGCTGCCCATTACTGCTGGATTGACGGGCACGCACGCGGTCTTTACGACTCCCCAGCCGCTGCCCTTTGGCTTAACCACGTCCGATGGCTATCGGATTGCCGGGTTTGCGACCAGCACAACCAAAGCAACCTTGTTTGCCTATGATCTCTTGGCTCCGATGGTCGGGATGCGTGCGCCTGCTCGTCGGATTGGGTTCTTTCTGTCAGAAGCTGGGGCCGTCCATCTCACTCCGGCGGGATGGGATCTGTTTGATGCGGCGGTGATCTGGGCCGTGGCACGGATTGATAGTGATGGCGACACGATTCCTAATGATCGAGAAATCGTCGTTGGGACAAACCCGCTGGTAGCCGATACCGACGGTGACGGCCTCAGTGATGTCGATGAATTGTTTGCGACGTTTACCGATCCGACCCGCCCTGCAACGCGCAATCCAGCTATCCTTGATGGAGCCGATGATCCTGATAGCGATGGGCTATCGAATCGCCACGAAGTGGATCGATCAACCCATCCGTTAAAAGCAGATACTGACGATGATGGATTAAGTGATGGCATCGAGGTGACCAATCAGACTGACCCAACCAAGGCCGATACCGATGGCGATGGCCTTAGCGATGACAGCGAACAGCGCGTCCTGACGAATCCACTCGTTGGTGATACCGATGGCGATGGAACCCCCGATGGCCACGAGCGCTTTCTCACGACTGCGGCGATGACGACGGGAGCGGCCTTGGTCGAGATGGATGGGATTGGCGATGTTGCCAAAACGGTCACCTTTCAGGATCTCTCTGACGATCACTTATTCCAGCAGTTGCCAGGCCAAATAACCGCAGCGGTCGATATTACCGCGACGGCTCCCTTTACCCGTGCGCGGGTGAAACTGCGGTTTGATCCGCTGCTGGTGTCGAATAACGATACCGCAAACCTTGAAATTCGCTATTACGATGAAGCCGATCGGGTCTTTAAGCGCCTCGATGCATGGGGCGTTGATCTGGCGACAGGCTATGCGTGGGCGGATACGACCCACTTTACGACGTTTGTCTTATTCTATATTCCCGCGTGGAATGCTGCATGGCAAGTTCCGATGGATGGCGATCAGAATGCCGCCACACCACCGCTAGTGGA carries:
- a CDS encoding VWA domain-containing protein, producing the protein MQRTMRRLLSWILLVVVLGSQLPHATYGTTTGTILLVVGSSSLSTADAAIKSRLEGLGYGVTVKAAKQAQTADAASVQAVLVSSSVTSSDVGTKFRDVTIPVMLWEMAIYDEMKMTGTVVGQHQGTTEALTSLALVNSSHAIAAGMSGTISVATTAQTMPYGEPSASAVVIARAGGNQRSVVFAYERCAVMIDGQTLAPARRVGLFLNDATPPVLTTDGWTLFDASVQWSMAGLPCGNTVATPTVSVPTTTATQTSVPSPTATVIPSSTPTVGTPTATPTVPPTSPVQALFVVGSLTLSPSDAAIQTRLQHLGYQVVLRDQAAATTADATEKTLIVISATVNSGTINTKFRTVRVPVITWEHALYDDLGMTGSTLGDDYGNASASQTTTTITFNDPTLPITAGLTGTHAVFTTPQPLPFGLTTSDGYRIAGFATSTTKATLFAYDLLAPMVGMRAPARRIGFFLSEAGAVHLTPAGWDLFDAAVIWAVARIDSDGDTIPNDREIVVGTNPLVADTDGDGLSDVDELFATFTDPTRPATRNPAILDGADDPDSDGLSNRHEVDRSTHPLKADTDDDGLSDGIEVTNQTDPTKADTDGDGLSDDSEQRVLTNPLVGDTDGDGTPDGHERFLTTAAMTTGAALVEMDGIGDVAKTVTFQDLSDDHLFQQLPGQITAAVDITATAPFTRARVKLRFDPLLVSNNDTANLEIRYYDEADRVFKRLDAWGVDLATGYAWADTTHFTTFVLFYIPAWNAAWQVPMDGDQNAATPPLVDVMFILDTSASMDWNDLNRVMVAATRTFIDALVLDDQVGIVDFDSDAVLLHPLNTNRAAARV